One window from the genome of Ovis canadensis isolate MfBH-ARS-UI-01 breed Bighorn chromosome 21, ARS-UI_OviCan_v2, whole genome shotgun sequence encodes:
- the CHEK1 gene encoding serine/threonine-protein kinase Chk1 isoform X1, protein MQSAVPKPPKTSSARISSRFQSNPGLRRHGGPALAPGAANLQIRRAGNAHLSALRQGSARLRQCDASNFWREKPCIWIPVVAGKGRPAAGLSGVMAVPFVEDWDLVQTLGEGAYGEVQLAVNRRTEEAVAVKIVDMKRAIDCPENIKKEICINKMLNHENVVKFYGHRREGNIQYLFLEYCSGGELFDRIEPDIGMPEQDAQRFFHQLMAGVVYLHGIGITHRDIKPENLLLDERDNLKISDFGLATVFRHNNRERLLNKMCGTLPYVAPELLKRKEFHAEPVDIWSCGIVLTAMLAGELPWDQPSDSCQEYCDWKEKKTYLNPWKKIDSAPLALLHKILVENPSVRITIPDIKKDRWYNKPFKKGAKRPRATSSGVSESPGGFSKHIQSNLDFSPVNCASSEESVKYSSSQPEPRTGLSLWDTSPSYIDKLVQGISFSQPACPDHMLLNSQLLGTPGSSQNPWQRLVKRMTRFFTKLDADKSYQCLKETCEKLGYQWKKSCMNQVTVSTTDRRNNKLIFKVNLVEMDEKILVDFRLSKGDGLEFKRHFLKIKGKLSDVVSSQKVWLPVT, encoded by the exons ATGCAGTCCGCAGTTCCAAAACCTCCCAAAACCTCTTCCGCCCGGATCTCGTCCCGATTCCAAAGTAACCCTGGTCTCCGCCGGCATGGAGGACCAGCCCTGGCCCCAGGCGCTGCCAATCTGCAGATCCGCCGGGCCGGGAACGCGCACCTCTCTGCTTTACGGCAAGGGAGCGCGCGTTTGCGACAATGTGACGCCAGCAACTTTTGGCGGGAAAAGCCCTGCATTTGGATTCCTGTGGTGGCGGGCAAAGGACGGCCTG CCGCGGGACTGAGTGGAGTCATGGCAGTGCCCTTTGTGGAAGACTGGGACTTGGTGCAAACCCTGGGAGAAGGTGCCTATGGAGA agtTCAACTTGCTGTGAATAGAAGAACAGAAGAAGCAGTTGCAGTGAAGATTGTGGATATGAAACGTGCCATAGACTgtccagaaaatataaagaaagagaTCTGtatcaataaaatgttaaatcaTGAGAATGTAGTGAAATTTTACGGTCACAGAAGAGAAGGCAATATCCAGTATCTATTTTTGGAGTACTGCAGTGGGGGAGAACTTTTTGATAGAATAG AGCCAGACATAGGCATGCCTGAACAAGATGCTCAGAGGTTCTTCCATCAACTTATGGCAGGGGTG GTTTATCTGCATGGTATTGGAATAACTCACAGGGATATTAAACCCGAAAATCTCCTATTGGATGAAAGGG ATAACCTCAAAATCTCTGACTTTGGCTTGGCAACCGTGTTTCGGCATAATAATCGGGAGCGTTTGTTGAACAAGATGTGTGGTACTTTACCATACGTTGCTCCAGAACttctaaagagaaaagaatttcatGCAGAGCCAGTCGATATTTGGTCCTGTGGAATAGTACTTACTGCAATGTTGGCTGGAG AATTACCATGGGACCAGCCTAGTGATAGTTGTCAGGAATATTGTgattggaaggaaaagaaaacatatctCAACCCTTGGAAAAAAATTGATTCTGCTCCTCTAG cTCTGCTACATAAAATCTTAGTTGAGAACCCATCAGTAAGGATTACCATCCCAGACATCAAGAAAGACAGATGGTACAACAAACCATTCAAGAAAG ggGCAAAGAGGCCCCGGGCTACTTCTAGTGGTGTATCAGAGTCTCCTGGTGGATTCTCTAAGCATATTCAATCCAACTTGGACTTCTCTCCAGTAAACTGTGCTTCTAG TGAAGAAAGTGTGAAGTACTCCAGTTCTCAGCCAGAACCACGGACAGGCCTTTCGTTATGGGACACCAGCCCTTCATACATTGACAAACTGGTACAAGGGATCAGCTTTTCCCAGCCCGCTTGTCCTGATCACATGCTTCTGAATAGTCAATTGCTTGGCACTCCAGGATCCTCACAG AACCCCTGGCAGCGCTTAGTCAAAAGAATGACACGATTTTTTACCAAATTGGATGCAGACAAATCTTATCAATGCCTGAAAGAAACTTGTGAGAAATTGGGCTATCAGTGGAAGAAAAGTTGTATGAATCAG GTTACTGTATCAACAACTGATAGAAGAAACAATAAGCTGATTTTCAAAGTGAATCTGGTAGAAATGGATGAGAAGATCTTAGTTGACTTCCGGCTTTCTAAG GGTGATGGATTGGAATTCAAGAGACACTTCCTGAAGATTAAGGGGAAACTGAGTGATGTTGTGAGCAGCCAGAAGGTTTGGCTTCCTGTCACATGA
- the CHEK1 gene encoding serine/threonine-protein kinase Chk1 isoform X2: MAVPFVEDWDLVQTLGEGAYGEVQLAVNRRTEEAVAVKIVDMKRAIDCPENIKKEICINKMLNHENVVKFYGHRREGNIQYLFLEYCSGGELFDRIEPDIGMPEQDAQRFFHQLMAGVVYLHGIGITHRDIKPENLLLDERDNLKISDFGLATVFRHNNRERLLNKMCGTLPYVAPELLKRKEFHAEPVDIWSCGIVLTAMLAGELPWDQPSDSCQEYCDWKEKKTYLNPWKKIDSAPLALLHKILVENPSVRITIPDIKKDRWYNKPFKKGAKRPRATSSGVSESPGGFSKHIQSNLDFSPVNCASSEESVKYSSSQPEPRTGLSLWDTSPSYIDKLVQGISFSQPACPDHMLLNSQLLGTPGSSQNPWQRLVKRMTRFFTKLDADKSYQCLKETCEKLGYQWKKSCMNQVTVSTTDRRNNKLIFKVNLVEMDEKILVDFRLSKGDGLEFKRHFLKIKGKLSDVVSSQKVWLPVT; encoded by the exons ATGGCAGTGCCCTTTGTGGAAGACTGGGACTTGGTGCAAACCCTGGGAGAAGGTGCCTATGGAGA agtTCAACTTGCTGTGAATAGAAGAACAGAAGAAGCAGTTGCAGTGAAGATTGTGGATATGAAACGTGCCATAGACTgtccagaaaatataaagaaagagaTCTGtatcaataaaatgttaaatcaTGAGAATGTAGTGAAATTTTACGGTCACAGAAGAGAAGGCAATATCCAGTATCTATTTTTGGAGTACTGCAGTGGGGGAGAACTTTTTGATAGAATAG AGCCAGACATAGGCATGCCTGAACAAGATGCTCAGAGGTTCTTCCATCAACTTATGGCAGGGGTG GTTTATCTGCATGGTATTGGAATAACTCACAGGGATATTAAACCCGAAAATCTCCTATTGGATGAAAGGG ATAACCTCAAAATCTCTGACTTTGGCTTGGCAACCGTGTTTCGGCATAATAATCGGGAGCGTTTGTTGAACAAGATGTGTGGTACTTTACCATACGTTGCTCCAGAACttctaaagagaaaagaatttcatGCAGAGCCAGTCGATATTTGGTCCTGTGGAATAGTACTTACTGCAATGTTGGCTGGAG AATTACCATGGGACCAGCCTAGTGATAGTTGTCAGGAATATTGTgattggaaggaaaagaaaacatatctCAACCCTTGGAAAAAAATTGATTCTGCTCCTCTAG cTCTGCTACATAAAATCTTAGTTGAGAACCCATCAGTAAGGATTACCATCCCAGACATCAAGAAAGACAGATGGTACAACAAACCATTCAAGAAAG ggGCAAAGAGGCCCCGGGCTACTTCTAGTGGTGTATCAGAGTCTCCTGGTGGATTCTCTAAGCATATTCAATCCAACTTGGACTTCTCTCCAGTAAACTGTGCTTCTAG TGAAGAAAGTGTGAAGTACTCCAGTTCTCAGCCAGAACCACGGACAGGCCTTTCGTTATGGGACACCAGCCCTTCATACATTGACAAACTGGTACAAGGGATCAGCTTTTCCCAGCCCGCTTGTCCTGATCACATGCTTCTGAATAGTCAATTGCTTGGCACTCCAGGATCCTCACAG AACCCCTGGCAGCGCTTAGTCAAAAGAATGACACGATTTTTTACCAAATTGGATGCAGACAAATCTTATCAATGCCTGAAAGAAACTTGTGAGAAATTGGGCTATCAGTGGAAGAAAAGTTGTATGAATCAG GTTACTGTATCAACAACTGATAGAAGAAACAATAAGCTGATTTTCAAAGTGAATCTGGTAGAAATGGATGAGAAGATCTTAGTTGACTTCCGGCTTTCTAAG GGTGATGGATTGGAATTCAAGAGACACTTCCTGAAGATTAAGGGGAAACTGAGTGATGTTGTGAGCAGCCAGAAGGTTTGGCTTCCTGTCACATGA